In Vitis vinifera cultivar Pinot Noir 40024 chromosome 4, ASM3070453v1, the genomic window GATCGTTTTGTCTCAGATACCCAACATTGAGCAGGTCTGGTGGCTCTCCATTATGGCATCAATCATGTCTTTTGGGTACTCCTCCATTGGAGCTGGACTTGCCTTTGCAATCATGCTTTCAGGTAATTTACATTTTTCTCTACATTATGGGCAAGTTGAATTAAGGATATGAACTTTCTTGACCGAAACAAAGCTGGGATTGGAGTAGGTCATGGAAAGAGGACCACTGTGACCGGAGTGGAAGTTGGGCCAGGCTTAACTGCAGCTCGGAAAATGTGGAGGATGTTCACAGCACTTGGAGACATTGCAATAGCTTACTCATATTCCCCAGTTCTGATTGAAGTCCAGGTAATCACATACTGATCATGATTGTTTAATATGAATTTTAGTACGAAAAGTATGATTCAAATGCAATTTTTTCCTGCAAATTTCCAGGACACATTAAGCTCTTCCAAGCCTGAAATCAAAGTGATGAAGAAGGCTAACATGATATCAGTGGCTGCCACCACCGTATTCTACATGATGTGCGGTTGTCTCGGCTATGCTGCATTCGGAAACAGTGCACCTGGCAACATGCTGATTGGCTTTGGATTTTACGAGCCCTTCTGGCTGATTGACTTGGCCAACATCTTCATTGTGTTGCACCTTGTGGGAGCATATCAGGTCAGgttgattaaaatttaaaaccacGTTTCTAAAACCATCTGGATTCAATGGACTGATGACTAATTCAGGTATATTAATTAATTCTGTGCAGGTAATGGCACAACCAGTATTTTGCGAGGTTGAGTCTTTGTGTAGAAGAAAGTGGCCTAAGTCGGAGTTTGTAAACAGAGAGTACCCCATAAAAATTGGCAGAAGAAACTTGAATTTCAGCATCAACTTGTTCAGGCTGGTTTGGAGAACCATGTATGTGGTGGTTGCAACTGGGTTGGCTCTAGCATTGCCCTTTTTCAATGACTTACTGGCACTCATTGGAGCAGTGAGCTTCTGGCCCCTCACAGTCTATTTCCCGATCACAATGTACATTTCCAGAAAGAAGATCAATCGAGCAACAATTAGGTGGTTCATGCTGCAGTTTGTGAACTTGTTGTCTCTCCTCATTGCATTGGCTGCAGCATGTGGCTCCATTGAAGGGTTGGGTGAAGCTCTCCGTATCATCAAATAATACAATAATTCCCAAATAAATGTGATCAAACTTTTGTTAAGGTTAATGTTTGATCTTAATTCGGAGCAAAGTTTAAGTACTGCTTAATTAATGAGCGATAGACCCGCCCTTGTATGCAAAATGAACTTGCACTTCACCCAGCGAGTTGCTAGAAACATATATATGAGATTGGAAAAGATTTTCCAtaaccatgtggatttgatgtAAATAGGCAGATATAGAAGCTGCTTATCCAGATTGACCATCTCCATTGTGGCTAGCTTATCACGATGCTCCATGATTCAAATCCATGACCTTAATTTTGATACCCCAATTCTTGAATCGGATTGATTATCTCATTTGAAAACTAATTGAAATCCATAGAAGATAGGCTAAATCTTTTACTAAGATTTGAACCGTCCTTGGGTTTGTTGCACTCAACATATAAATCATTGGAAATGTTGTGATGCAGCAGGTTGGTAACGGTCTACCTCAATCCGTAGGGTGcatttatgaaaatagatataTATGATAGGCCATCGGTGGGTGATTAATGATTTTATTAGCAGTGAAGGCATgtggattgatttttttttttttccactggGGTTTTCGCCTATATATAAAACACAAGAGATAAAAGCATTTGAAGGGTGCTTGAATTAACACATGATACCCACGAGACATTAATAAACCACCGAATATCATCTAAGTTTCAGTTGACTAGAGAAactgatcatatatatatacgttgaaatatatatatatgcattgcCTATCAGAAAAGCTACTTTTTAATGTTGTGGATGAAGTCGAATTTAGTATAGTAGGACAAATTTCTTCTGCATGAGACAACATATCACATAAattgcttttgcttttgctgTTAGGGGAAGCTGAAAAAGATAACCGATAGTGGAGAAGGTGAGAGTCTTACCCTCAAAAACAAACATTGGGGGGGAGTACAACATATCCTTTTTGCCCATTGCCACTCTCTCCATTCCAAGGCCAGTGAACCACCATCCACCATCAAAAACCACCTCAATCTACAGTTCCTTGCACCGGTTACTTGTGCTGCTGGGATAGCAGCACTTGTTGGGtataatctctctctctctctttttctcattttcataaTCTGGGTTATTGTTACCATCTACAAGACCGTTGGAAGAACAGGAAGGGTGTGAGAGAAATtgatgattgttttttttttttctttttcttttagtgCACATTAATTTCTTgccatatatatgaaattaatgaCAAGTAATTGTTTAAAGTGGCTgggtcaaaaaaaaaaatgtttggtcTTTCCTCATCTGTATATGTAGATGGATTTGCAATAAAGAAGGGCAGATTCTACGAAAGAGACCACACCAATgtttttaatgataataataataaaagatcgTGCTGTTACTTTGATTTATGGATATTGAACATAATTTTCTTTCCcagagggaaagaaaaaagagaagtgCCTCATTCTCAATCAAAACAAGGGAGAATTACTATTCACCTTCGTTGGAATTGAagtccctctctctctctctctctctctctctctctctctctctgtctatctctctctctctctctatctctctctatctaaatatatatatatatgggttttACTGTTGAGTGTTAGATGGTTTTTTTCTCGTgcagagaaagaagaaagaaagaaagaagaggaaAGAGAAGATGGTGAACAGGGTGGTTGGTGATGAAGATATCATTCAAAATAGCGAATGTGATTCTGGTTTGGATCCTCAGAAAGTTGCGGATGGAGATTTTGATGAAGATGGCAGATCCAAAAGAactggttttttcttttcctctctcttaaTTGTTTGGTTTTTCTTAATCAGTTCCAATGTCCATTTAGCAAGTAAAGAgaagtattttctaaaagttaATTCTGGAGTGTTTGATGTTTGTATTTTGGGTTAGTATTCATTTTATAGGGTATCATATTGAATACAAAATTTTTATGGTTTAAATATACAATAAAATCTAGATATATGATATATCATTGAaagaggataaaaaaaaaaaaagtcaaaagatACAAAGAAAGGGATAagatctaaaaataaaataacaagactatttataaaatataaatcactAAAATCTAAGATAAAATGTAAAAGGCCAACCTATTCCAtaatcatataatatttaacaatTGGTTGAATTAGGTCATATTGGAGTTAtctcaaagaaaaagaagaatattgaTTTTGCAATTATTAATTATGCATTctcatacctttttttttttttttttaattttaatggattttaaatgttttattacctatcattttgtgaattaaattttattttaaaacattaattttatctacatataaaaataatatttttaatttttatataaaccaTCACGTtacattaatttttcttcaaattttaaaaattgaaacctATTTAGACATTGGGGCGTGTGCCAAAACActtggaaaaatatatattatatattatatattataaattataaaatgaaaaacagagtTTTACTTTTGGCAAATAAAACGTAAGAACAAACGCAATTAATATTTCATGATCTTCATGCACATCATGAAATAAACAAATACTCTACTTTTGGCAATGGCTTTAAGCGTTGCCTATTTTTCCGTAACTAcaaatgattttatattaatCATTCTCAAtaagtttatattatttataattttttttaaataaaaaatatttttgaccgGTTATAGTGTCAATTAACCTTAAAAAGAACAcgtatatttgatttttttattattaataattctACAAATagttttcaactatttttagaaaataaaaaattattgaaaacttaaatatgaaaaacaatttaagtttgaaaaacacaacattttagatttagatttaaatttgttctaaaaaaaaaattacctgaatttattttcaacaaaaaatttactaaatttgtttgaaaattagaaaacaattttcacgAATAGGcagatttcttttattttaaaagcctccgtttgaatatatatagaaaaaatcatttgaaaaaacatttcaagaaCGATATTAGAATTACTTAGTTGAAATGAATCATTTTGCCCGTCAAAAACATTAACCACTGCAATAACTTAATTTCACTCTGAATGACACGTAGGGACTGTGTGGACGGTAACCGCACACATAGTGACAGTGGTGGTAGGCTTCGGGGTGCTGTCGCTGCCCTGGGGTGTGGCTCAGCTTGGATGGCTTGCTGGTGTTGCAACTCTACTTGTATTTGGCATCATCACATTCTACACTTCCAGTCTATTGGCAGAATGTTACAAGTCTCCTGTTACTGGCAAAAGAAACTACACTTACATGCAGGCTGTCAAAACCACCTTGGGTATTTTTACTTCAATCCAGACCCACTACAGAATTTAATTTAGGCCTCGTGTTTCTGTGATATATAGTTTGTTGAAACTGTTATGTATTCAGGTGGAAAGATGTACATGGTTTGTGGATTGGTTCAATACGCCATCGTGACTGGGTCGATTATCGGCTTTACACTCACGGCATCAATAAGCATGGAGTGAGTTACTGCAAACATGatttctttaataattattgCATTTTGTCAGTAAGGAATGATGCGTGAAATCTAGTTTGTATTTCAGAGCCATACTTAAATCAGATTGCTACCACAAAAGCGGTCATGATGCCTCGTGCCAGTTCTCTCATAGACCATACATGATAGGTATGGGAATCTTCGAAATCTTTCTGTCTCAGGTACCCAAGATTGACCATGTATGGTGGCTCTCCATCATGGCAACACTCACTTCTTTGGGGTATTCCTTCATCGGAGTTGGGCTTGCCTTGGCTACAATCATCTCGGgtaaaatttttttccattatcaGACTTGAATTAAGGTTGATTTCAATCTTCCTTAATCTTGTTCACAACAATTAATGTGTTGGTGGGACGGGTTGAGATTTGAATAGGGCATGGAAAGAGGACTTCTGTTACTGGAATTGAAATAGGGCCGGGTATAACTCCAGCTCAGAAAATCTGGAGGATGTTCAGAGCTCTCGGAAACATTGCATTAGCTTACTCATATTCTCTCGTTTTGATTGAAGTCCAGGTACATATGAAATGTTCCGTGtcattaatttttgaaatgcaTGCTTGGTTTCTCactgcaaaaataataattctaaaattaatgaaataatgaTAATCATGAAAACATGGATAGTTAGAAAACGCTTCTGTTTTTTTgacagaatatatatatatatatattcagaaTTTGTAAGCAGATTACTTCATTTTGAGAACAAATTTGAGGGGTtttcattgcattttttttttgtagaatgTTTTGGGTAACAATTAAAAAGTTGGCATTGTAGCACCAAAACTGCTTGTTATGTTTGAGTACTCaaactaaattttattcttgaaaatatttaaaaaccttttttaatcttaaaaaactatattttgaTAACTGTTTCTGAAAACCTTAACAATCAGACCCTTAGATATATATACTTCGATTTGTTTTAAGTTCATGCAAGCACAGTAAAGCTATATCTTAAAAGCCCTCTTCTTGTGAATTTTGAAGGACACAATCAAATCTTCCAAGTCCGAAATTAAAGTGATGAAGAAAGCCAACATGGCAGGGGTGTTGATAACAACAACGCTGTACTTGTCATGTGCATGCTTTGGCTACGCTGCATTCGGGAACTATGCACATGGCAACATGCTGACCGGCTTCGGATTTTATGAGCCCTTCTGGCTCATCGACTTGGCCAACATCTTCATTGTGGTGCATCTAGTGGGTGCATATCAGGTTCAGAAACATTTCTTATGATTCAACTTCAAAAATTAgatatcaaaatgaaaaatacaaaacctTTCATTGTGGTGCATCTAGTGGGTGCATATATATCAGGTTCAGAAACATCTCTTATGATTcaacttcaaaataaaaaatacaaaaccttaaatgatatatataagATGTGCAGGTACTTGCACAACCCGTATTTAGTGCGGTTGAATCACAAGCCAGGCGGAGGTGGCCTATGTCCAAGTTTGTAACGGCGGAATACCCAGTTGGAATTGGCAACAAAACCTTGAATTTCAGCATCAACTTCTTAAGACTAACTTGGAGAACCGTCTTTGTGGGGCTTGTAACTTCGGTTGCTATGGCATTCCCCTTCTTCAACGAGGTACTTGCACTCCTTGGAGCCATTAGCTATTGGCCGCTAACAGTCTATTTCCCAGTGAATATGTACATTGCCCAAAAGAAAATTAGTCCAAGAACGATTAGGTGGTTTGGGCTCCAATTACTGAACTTTGTTTGTCTTCTTGTGGCCTTGGCTTCAGCATGTGGCTCAGTTGAAGGGTTTGGTGAGGCTCTCCGTATCTTCTAAGTCCCCTAATTGAGGAAATATGACATAATGATCAAACAGCACGCAAATGTATATTTGCCTTAATAATTGTAGGTGTGCTGTCTGTTGGGTTAAAAAATATGCTATAAATAGTATTTTCATGAGAGAAAAGAGACACACCTCATTACTCCACAAGTAATGCATAGTCGCATTTGTATTCAGAAATTTAACTTGAAGAATCATGTCCACtggaaatattaattttttaatcctaGCTCTTGATAGGTATGATTAAAATTTAAACGGTTACATAAAAACATAATGAAATGAGACTTACATTGATAAGGATAAATGAgataataattaaagaaatgaaattcatatattttttctggaattataaataaattaatgacaACTATGTGGTTAGGTGATCTCTTTTAATGAATACCTATTAAAAAGTGGCTATCCATAATGCTATtgaaaaaccctaattttcGATATATCAAACCCTCCATATGGCAAAAAAGCTCTTGAAAAAGCCTAAAATCTTAATATCATATACAACAAGTCACGATATTAATTAATCTAGTCAACTAAGTCCGATAAACTCTCAATAGGGCAAAAAAAGCTTCTGAAAGCCTAAAATCTCAATATCATATACAAGAAGTCaccatattaattaatttagtcaactaagtgtttgtttttttggctttttgctgaaaaccatttagttttagaatttaagttgtttgtttttttactttttcatgacttattataaactttttattaaatagaaaaaaccaaaatatgtggctttttctaaatagaaaaaa contains:
- the LOC100264491 gene encoding amino acid permease 8 gives rise to the protein MEEVDGQVIQFVECESGLDIHKVVREDLDDDGRPKRTGTMWTASAHIITAVIGSGVLSLAWAVAQLGWVAGVASLLTYGCITFYTSNLLAECYRSPGTGKRNYTYMEAVKDNLGGKMNFACGMAQYANLNGLVVGYTVTAAISMVAIEKSNCFHRRGHEASCEVSHKPYMIGLGLFEIVLSQIPNIEQVWWLSIMASIMSFGYSSIGAGLAFAIMLSGHGKRTTVTGVEVGPGLTAARKMWRMFTALGDIAIAYSYSPVLIEVQDTLSSSKPEIKVMKKANMISVAATTVFYMMCGCLGYAAFGNSAPGNMLIGFGFYEPFWLIDLANIFIVLHLVGAYQVMAQPVFCEVESLCRRKWPKSEFVNREYPIKIGRRNLNFSINLFRLVWRTMYVVVATGLALALPFFNDLLALIGAVSFWPLTVYFPITMYISRKKINRATIRWFMLQFVNLLSLLIALAAACGSIEGLGEALRIIK
- the LOC100259319 gene encoding amino acid permease 6; amino-acid sequence: MVNRVVGDEDIIQNSECDSGLDPQKVADGDFDEDGRSKRTGTVWTVTAHIVTVVVGFGVLSLPWGVAQLGWLAGVATLLVFGIITFYTSSLLAECYKSPVTGKRNYTYMQAVKTTLGGKMYMVCGLVQYAIVTGSIIGFTLTASISMEAILKSDCYHKSGHDASCQFSHRPYMIGMGIFEIFLSQVPKIDHVWWLSIMATLTSLGYSFIGVGLALATIISGHGKRTSVTGIEIGPGITPAQKIWRMFRALGNIALAYSYSLVLIEVQDTIKSSKSEIKVMKKANMAGVLITTTLYLSCACFGYAAFGNYAHGNMLTGFGFYEPFWLIDLANIFIVVHLVGAYQVLAQPVFSAVESQARRRWPMSKFVTAEYPVGIGNKTLNFSINFLRLTWRTVFVGLVTSVAMAFPFFNEVLALLGAISYWPLTVYFPVNMYIAQKKISPRTIRWFGLQLLNFVCLLVALASACGSVEGFGEALRIF